The Glandiceps talaboti chromosome 19, keGlaTala1.1, whole genome shotgun sequence genome contains a region encoding:
- the LOC144450163 gene encoding atos homolog protein A-like produces MKPDADALTGMEEEEENPEKLFVDLGKLVVYARQPEESVKGRKEGIHCPPFNPNDRQSHDCSADNEECVKTKQMVSEIELLWHNRIPMSIEVLLYPDCYPRNHAGDVSSYGNGAKPQCVLLEQWTILIVGRRSSSEACLSGCMLVQAVRSYLHFSQLSSWYSSTHGKQPAAVVCRVCAPGESFANYFEGAIDSHDFPKAYLDRTSSMKVSVKSLKRQKEIPKLVCLLPHFTDTEENHSNGVHTNKTYTQQNQVQSVTTQTKNTGARRKQYTPADISGKENKLRTKGTTQYTPVDSNNKDRELRTNYLSQCTPVDFSNKFDFSTKSRNDSFRCFVPSGDEEQVGYAHTDVQKPKTNLQAKKFGKFNHNAMQGTDYGADFTSLYSERDEDVEQILEELSLCERTGSFRKHLSKSDDDDFVLFRKREAKCEMSGHTSGKPSSSLLSTVLRKFTDKNIVGLHTNEEHVSEKEHQQPQRYEEDNEENTHCECVKPQCVQHRYEERGMVRSKTSPSLATLGQRSLVGIPNTVFNPRTGLPINSSPAPPRRINRYSCDFDRSMTNLNDVSFDDNSPFNRPLDASTKLLSKSAPPSTSSLLGNFEECVLNGRFEPVGTVDGFTADIGASGTFCPKHMILPVTAYFFDVSDDNAPSPYLGHIGLESLGKKGYHVPKKGTVQVTLFNPNKTVVKMFIVMYDLTDMPPNCQTFIRQRTFYMRNNAALIDDNNDSGNDYNVRQLRYLIHLRFMSTKSGHIYLHTDIRLIFARHRVDVDSGIMEYELKSFTEMPSNPRFSPKK; encoded by the exons ATGAAGCCCGATGCCG ATGCACTTACAGGAATGGAAGAAGAGGAGGAGAACCCGGAGAAATTGTTTGTGGATTTGGGAAAGTTGGTTGTATATGCTAGACAACCGGAAGAATCCGTGAAAGGACGGAAAGAGGGGATTCACTGTCCTCCATTTAATCCAAATGATAGACAGTCACATGATTGCAGTGCCGATAATGAAGAG TGTGTCAAAACCAAACAGATGGTATCCGAGATTGAGTTACTATGGCACAACAGAATCCCTATGTCAATAGAAGTTCTACTGTATCCAGACTGTTACCCTAGAAACCATGCTGGTGATGTCAGTAGCTATGGCAACGGAGCGAAACCACAGTGTGTATTACTAGAACAGTGGACAATACTGATTGTAGGAAGAAG ATCCAGCAGTGAAGCCTGTCTTAGTGGTTGTATGTTGGTGCAAGCAGTGCGTTCTTACCTCCACTTCTCACAACTAAGTTCATGGTATAGTTCTACGCATGGAAAGCAACCTGCTGCAGTTGTTTGCAG AGTGTGTGCACCAGGGGAATCGTTTGCAAACTATTTTGAGGGTGCTATCGACAGTCATGATTTCCCCAAGGCCTACCTCGATAGAACTTCCTCGATGAAGGTATCCGTAAAATCGCTGAAACGACAAAAGGAAATTCCCAAACTAGTGTGCTTGCTTCCACACTTTACAGATACCGAAGAAAATCACAGCAATGGAGTACATACCAACAAAACTTACACGCAACAGAATCAAGTGCAATCAGTTACAACGCAAACCAAAAACACAGGAGCACGTAGGAAACAGTATACGCCCGCTGATATCAGCggcaaagaaaacaaattacGGACTAAAGGCACAACTCAATATACGCCCGTTGATAGCAACAACAAAGATCGTGAATTACGGACTAACTACCTTTCTCAGTGTACACCCGTCGACTTTAGTAACAAATTTGATTTCTCAACTAAGTCTCGCAATGATTCATTTCGATGTTTCGTACCCAGTGGAGATGAGGAGCAAGTCGGGTACGCACATACTGATGTGcaaaaaccaaaaacaaacCTCCAAGCTAAAAAGTTCGGGAAGTTTAACCACAATGCAATGCAAGGAACGGATTATGGTGCTGATTTCACATCTTTGTACTCGGAGAGAGATGAGGACGTCGAACAAATTCTCGAAGAGTTGTCACTCTGTGAAAGAACAGGAAGCTTCAGAAAACATCTGTCAAAAAGTGATGACGATGACTTTGTATTGTTTCGTAAAAGAGAAGCTAAATGTGAAATGAGCGGACACACTTCAGGCAAACCAAGTTCTTCCCTTCTAAGCACTGTACTACGTAAATTTACTGATAAGAATATTGTAGGCTTGCATACTAATGAGGAACATGTGAGTGAGAAAGAACATCAACAACCACAGCGGTATGAAGAAGATAATGAGGAGAATACACACTGTGAATGTGTTAAACCACAGTGTGTTCAACACAGA TATGAAGAAAGAGGAATGGTTCGAAGTAAGACTTCACCATCTCTAGCAACTCTAGGACAAAGATCTCTTGTAGGAATACCAAATACTGTTTTTAATCCACGGACAGGTCTTCCAATCAATTCAAGTCCT GCACCTCCACGTAGAATCAACAGATACAGTTGTGACTTTGACCGATCTATGACGAATCTCAACGATGTTAGTTTCGATGACAA TTCACCATTCAACAGACCATTAGATGCTTCCACCAAACTTCTCAGCAAAAGTGCTCCTCCATCCACCTCCTCGTTGCTAGGCAACTTTGAG GAATGTGTACTGAATGGTAGGTTTGAACCTGTTGGTACTGTGGATGGCTTTACAGCAGACATAGGTGCTAGTGGTACTTTTTGTCCTAAACACATGATATTACCAGTTACAGCATATTTCTTTGATGTCTCCGATGACAATGCACCATCTCCTTATTTG GGTCACATTGGGTTAGAATCACTTGGTAAGAAAGGATACCATGTGCCAAAGAAAGGAACTGTACAggtg ACTTTATTTAATCCTAATAAGACTGTGGTCAAGATGTTCATCGTAATGTACGATCTGACCGACATGCCTCCTAATTGTCAGACGTTTATACGTCAACGCACCTTCTATATGCGTAATAATGCAGCTCTAATTGACGACAACAACGACAGCGGTAACGATTACAATGTTCGCCAATTACGATACCTCATCCATCTCAG